The proteins below come from a single Chitinophaga pinensis DSM 2588 genomic window:
- a CDS encoding winged helix-turn-helix transcriptional regulator: MAIMVDNRETIPSKQECDSSLNYVVDALYVLGGKWKLPLILSLVQSPKRFNEIQHELSGISPKILAKELKDLELNEFITRKVYAGTPATIIYEATPHSLTLKDVLRELSAWGKEHRQKIKMSMRREAEKRA, translated from the coding sequence ATGGCTATAATGGTTGATAACAGAGAGACGATTCCTTCCAAACAGGAATGTGACAGTTCACTTAACTACGTGGTGGATGCATTATATGTGCTTGGGGGTAAGTGGAAATTACCACTGATTTTAAGCCTTGTACAATCCCCTAAGCGGTTTAATGAAATTCAGCATGAACTGAGCGGGATATCTCCGAAGATACTGGCGAAAGAGTTGAAAGATCTGGAGCTGAATGAATTTATTACGCGTAAGGTATACGCCGGTACACCGGCAACGATTATTTATGAGGCAACACCTCATAGTCTGACGTTGAAAGATGTATTACGCGAATTAAGCGCATGGGGGAAGGAGCACCGGCAGAAGATAAAAATGAGTATGAGACGGGAAGCTGAAAAACGTGCCTAA
- a CDS encoding Crp/Fnr family transcriptional regulator — MNELTKILLEYSSFNHQEIELISDRIRHRELSRGDYLLKSGRIARELAFVTSGIIRVALQSETGDDITRAFIPEYHFALNFNSLNNQVASGVSFIAVTDCRLLVIVEQDLTELGNTIPHWQRFLSNIAVKVLSNKMNLLNDMMLQDAETRYLEFLKIYPGLANRIPLSTLASYLGINQSTLSRIRRNIS, encoded by the coding sequence ATGAATGAACTGACTAAGATCCTGCTGGAATATTCTTCTTTTAACCATCAGGAGATCGAACTTATAAGTGACCGTATCAGGCACCGAGAACTTTCCCGGGGCGATTACCTGCTGAAATCAGGAAGGATTGCCAGGGAGCTGGCATTCGTCACATCCGGCATTATCCGTGTGGCGCTGCAATCGGAAACAGGAGATGATATCACCAGGGCCTTCATCCCGGAATATCATTTCGCATTAAATTTTAATAGTCTTAATAATCAGGTGGCATCCGGCGTCAGCTTTATTGCTGTAACAGATTGCCGGCTCCTTGTCATCGTTGAGCAGGACTTAACGGAGTTGGGCAATACGATCCCTCACTGGCAGCGATTCCTGTCAAATATCGCTGTCAAAGTGCTGTCCAATAAAATGAATCTGCTGAATGACATGATGTTACAGGATGCAGAGACGCGGTACTTAGAGTTCTTAAAAATATATCCGGGATTGGCCAACCGTATTCCATTGTCGACCCTGGCATCTTACCTCGGTATCAATCAGTCTACGTTAAGCCGGATACGGAGAAATATCTCATAG
- a CDS encoding TolC family protein has product MRNKGLQLIAGLGCLCPEIEKLQQQYPIASTRISTLQQATGNAHLLFKIGIANYLEVITAPNNMLQSELELASFKRQQLSAVARLYCSLGGWK; this is encoded by the coding sequence TTGCGCAACAAAGGCTTGCAATTAATTGCAGGTCTTGGTTGTTTGTGCCCGGAAATCGAAAAACTACAACAGCAGTATCCCATTGCAAGCACCCGCATAAGCACGTTACAGCAGGCAACCGGCAATGCCCATCTTTTGTTTAAGATTGGTATCGCTAATTACCTGGAAGTAATAACTGCCCCAAATAATATGCTGCAAAGCGAACTGGAGCTGGCTTCCTTTAAGCGGCAGCAGCTTAGCGCTGTGGCAAGGCTGTACTGCTCGCTTGGCGGCTGGAAATAG
- a CDS encoding NADH:flavin oxidoreductase, with protein MSVSDLFKPLTLLHGPAMRNRFMMAPLTNQQSEHDGTASEFDQLWIEQLAKSGYALIQTCAATVEAGGIAFERQLGIHSDDHLPGLRRMASSIREGGGLSAVQLHHAGHRADPLLGGIPSPASSDTLPGINAITTEAVERIRDSFITAAKRAQLAGFDGISVHGAFGWILSEFMSPDLNNRKDKYGGSLENRARFTIEVIKGIRRSCGPDFQIGWRLSIERYGLRMEELREITGEIFDQELIDYLDLALWDSAQIVREGKYKGKTMLSVFTELPRKGVRLGAAGKIYSARRAGELLDEGCDFVLIARAGILQRDFPLQVMANPLYDSPKPPVPAEYLRKGGLSERFISSLRGWQTFVKPGSP; from the coding sequence ATGTCGGTTTCAGATCTATTTAAGCCGCTTACGCTGTTGCATGGTCCGGCCATGAGAAATCGTTTCATGATGGCGCCGCTTACCAATCAGCAAAGTGAGCATGATGGCACCGCATCCGAATTCGACCAATTATGGATCGAACAGCTTGCAAAAAGTGGCTATGCACTGATCCAGACCTGCGCAGCCACAGTAGAAGCGGGAGGCATCGCATTTGAACGCCAGTTAGGTATTCACAGCGATGATCATTTACCAGGTCTCAGGAGGATGGCCAGCAGCATTCGTGAAGGAGGCGGATTGTCAGCGGTGCAGTTACACCATGCCGGGCATCGTGCCGACCCGTTATTAGGGGGAATCCCTTCACCTGCTTCCAGTGATACATTGCCAGGCATTAACGCGATCACAACAGAAGCGGTAGAGCGCATTCGCGACAGTTTCATCACGGCGGCAAAGAGAGCGCAACTGGCGGGTTTCGATGGTATCTCCGTACACGGTGCATTCGGATGGATCCTTTCGGAATTCATGTCTCCGGATTTGAATAACCGTAAGGATAAATATGGCGGAAGTCTGGAAAACCGTGCACGGTTCACGATCGAAGTGATCAAGGGCATTCGCCGGAGCTGCGGACCAGACTTTCAGATTGGCTGGCGACTGTCAATCGAACGCTACGGATTGCGTATGGAAGAATTGCGGGAAATCACCGGGGAGATCTTCGATCAAGAGCTGATCGACTATCTGGACCTGGCTTTGTGGGACTCTGCGCAGATTGTACGGGAAGGAAAGTATAAAGGGAAGACTATGCTCAGCGTATTTACTGAACTTCCCCGAAAGGGCGTGCGTCTGGGGGCAGCCGGAAAAATCTATAGTGCCCGGCGAGCAGGAGAATTGCTGGATGAAGGTTGTGATTTTGTGCTGATTGCACGGGCGGGTATTCTTCAACGGGATTTTCCCCTTCAGGTGATGGCCAATCCTCTTTATGATAGTCCTAAGCCACCAGTACCGGCCGAATATCTTCGGAAAGGGGGACTAAGCGAGCGGTTTATCAGTTCATTGCGGGGATGGCAGACCTTCGTGAAGCCAGGATCTCCGTGA
- a CDS encoding YbbC/YhhH family protein translates to MKNVMLLILVALITSICISAKENTNDKTSASDYVPDEETAKKIAEAIWLPIYGERIYDEKPYVVSLVGDSVWAVDGSLPKKKRGGVAYIEIQKNDCKILKVIHSK, encoded by the coding sequence ATGAAAAATGTTATGCTTCTTATTTTGGTTGCCTTAATAACCTCCATATGTATCTCCGCAAAAGAGAATACGAATGATAAAACGAGCGCTAGTGACTATGTGCCAGATGAGGAAACAGCAAAGAAAATAGCCGAAGCTATTTGGTTGCCTATTTATGGGGAGAGAATTTATGATGAAAAACCCTATGTTGTTTCTCTGGTGGGAGATAGTGTTTGGGCAGTAGATGGCTCGCTTCCTAAAAAGAAAAGAGGGGGCGTTGCTTATATCGAAATTCAAAAAAACGATTGCAAAATCCTTAAAGTAATTCACAGTAAATAG
- a CDS encoding serine hydrolase domain-containing protein, translating to MSIYSPESAPYGKIDISNWRQAHNNKWAFNHVNEIIPTTTVENDSQRSFIFRHTEENINDPLFEQLLAETETDAIIVLHKGRIVHEQYANGNNKDTHHILMSATKAVIGLLAGIIEQKGMIVLKTPVSAYIPELHGTTYGSITLRNLLDMRCGIILNKEQEMRYAKAANWDPVPPTDTRIGLHDFYLELNNLQPTSDDTFRYISANTDLLGWAIERATGQPVNKLLSEIIWQPMGAEHPAYMTVDINGAARCTGGLCATIRDFALLGQSIIGQGGQQQGIPAIIPSTLLDDIAENGDREAWQNGEWGKAFAAISDNMAYRSGWYIIHSDPKLIFAMGIYGQYLFLDPFNQIVIAKFSSWKDSLDYSAISKTHQLVARIRSILTGETV from the coding sequence ATGTCAATTTATTCACCAGAAAGCGCTCCATACGGCAAAATTGATATCAGCAATTGGCGGCAAGCCCATAACAACAAATGGGCATTCAACCATGTCAATGAAATCATTCCCACGACAACAGTAGAAAACGACAGTCAACGCTCATTTATATTCCGGCACACTGAAGAAAATATCAACGATCCGCTTTTTGAACAGCTTCTAGCTGAGACGGAAACAGATGCGATAATTGTTCTGCACAAGGGAAGAATCGTCCATGAACAGTATGCCAATGGGAATAATAAAGATACACATCACATCCTTATGTCAGCAACCAAGGCAGTTATCGGCCTGCTTGCCGGGATCATTGAACAAAAGGGCATGATCGTCCTTAAAACGCCGGTGTCAGCTTATATCCCGGAACTACATGGAACGACTTATGGCAGTATCACGCTGCGCAACCTGCTTGATATGCGTTGTGGTATTATTCTCAATAAAGAACAGGAGATGCGTTATGCAAAGGCCGCCAACTGGGATCCTGTGCCGCCAACAGATACCCGGATCGGCCTACATGATTTCTATCTGGAATTAAACAATCTGCAACCTACTTCCGATGATACTTTCCGATATATTTCCGCCAACACCGATCTGCTTGGCTGGGCGATTGAACGGGCAACAGGCCAACCAGTAAACAAATTGCTGAGTGAAATAATCTGGCAACCAATGGGGGCTGAACATCCTGCATATATGACTGTTGATATCAATGGAGCAGCAAGATGTACAGGCGGACTGTGTGCAACAATCCGGGACTTCGCTTTACTGGGACAATCTATCATCGGCCAAGGTGGACAGCAACAAGGCATTCCGGCAATTATACCTTCTACCCTGTTGGATGATATTGCCGAAAATGGTGACCGGGAAGCCTGGCAGAACGGAGAATGGGGGAAAGCATTTGCGGCGATCAGTGATAATATGGCCTATCGCTCCGGATGGTATATCATTCATTCCGATCCGAAGTTAATATTCGCCATGGGCATTTATGGCCAATATCTTTTTCTTGATCCTTTTAACCAGATAGTGATCGCCAAGTTTTCATCCTGGAAGGATTCATTGGATTATAGCGCCATCAGTAAGACACATCAGCTGGTAGCCAGGATACGCAGTATATTGACCGGGGAAACCGTTTAG
- a CDS encoding alpha/beta fold hydrolase → MKKLIFFLSLTISAICHGQQRDTYLFVPGAWDGGWDYAKVDSILSAHGNIVYRPTLTGLGERVHLANPGINLTTYINDIRNLMQFEDLHNVILVGHSYGGMVISGVAEQVPGRIKQLIYLDAMVPNDGESAKDVCGDLWAPMTQGNIKDSMVLYPFGTTPKDVPQPLNTFIEPVKLSNPLARKIPAVFIQMTKDGKGSPAHDKMGIARAKERKWKIYSLEGGHYAMREQPENLVKKLEEITQH, encoded by the coding sequence ATGAAAAAACTAATCTTCTTTTTGAGCCTCACCATCTCTGCTATCTGTCATGGACAACAACGCGATACCTATTTGTTCGTTCCCGGTGCCTGGGACGGGGGCTGGGACTACGCAAAAGTTGACTCTATATTAAGCGCACACGGAAATATCGTATACCGGCCTACACTTACCGGACTGGGAGAAAGAGTTCATCTGGCAAATCCCGGCATTAACCTGACAACCTATATCAACGACATCCGGAACCTGATGCAGTTTGAAGACCTGCATAATGTGATCCTTGTTGGCCACAGTTATGGGGGAATGGTGATTTCCGGGGTAGCAGAACAGGTGCCGGGTCGCATCAAACAACTCATTTATCTGGATGCAATGGTGCCTAATGACGGAGAAAGCGCCAAAGATGTGTGTGGTGATCTATGGGCGCCTATGACCCAGGGGAATATAAAAGATAGTATGGTACTTTATCCTTTTGGAACGACGCCGAAAGATGTTCCGCAACCGCTTAACACCTTTATCGAGCCGGTAAAACTGAGCAATCCCCTGGCCCGGAAAATCCCGGCAGTATTTATCCAGATGACCAAGGACGGGAAAGGAAGTCCTGCTCACGACAAAATGGGTATTGCAAGAGCAAAGGAAAGAAAATGGAAAATCTATAGTCTTGAAGGCGGACACTACGCTATGCGTGAACAACCTGAAAACCTTGTTAAAAAGCTGGAAGAAATCACGCAACATTAA
- a CDS encoding FMN-dependent NADH-azoreductase, whose translation MKRILHLISSIQGNESYSYKLSNAIVNKVIEKYPGSTVEEVNLNNLDIPHLTPLILQSMFTPADQLTPEAKASIRYSDEAVKQLMATDILVIGAPLYNLTIPTTLKAWGDHITRAGITFGYSENGPVGMVKGKKVYIAMSSGGVYSEGPSKPNDFVAPYLKSFLGLLGMTDVTVFRVEGVKLPGIKEHALEKGIASIHID comes from the coding sequence ATGAAACGTATCCTTCATCTGATTTCGAGTATTCAGGGCAATGAATCTTACAGTTATAAACTCAGCAATGCAATTGTGAATAAGGTTATCGAAAAGTACCCCGGCAGTACAGTCGAAGAAGTCAACCTGAACAACCTGGACATCCCGCATCTGACGCCATTGATCCTTCAGTCGATGTTTACACCGGCTGATCAGTTGACACCAGAAGCCAAAGCGTCAATACGCTATTCGGACGAGGCAGTGAAACAATTAATGGCAACCGATATCCTCGTCATCGGTGCACCACTCTATAATCTGACGATTCCTACTACCTTAAAAGCATGGGGCGATCATATTACCAGGGCTGGCATTACCTTCGGTTATAGCGAAAATGGACCGGTTGGAATGGTCAAAGGTAAAAAAGTGTATATAGCGATGTCTTCCGGGGGTGTTTATTCCGAAGGCCCTTCTAAACCTAATGATTTCGTTGCGCCTTATCTGAAAAGCTTCCTGGGACTTTTAGGGATGACTGACGTGACCGTTTTCCGGGTAGAAGGTGTCAAACTTCCAGGGATTAAAGAACATGCTCTGGAAAAAGGCATTGCGAGCATCCACATTGATTGA
- a CDS encoding DsrE family protein, with protein MNKTAVIILSDPKAGSEEALGRVFNALASAYEFKHAGEDVKIIFQGAGIRWPEQLEKADHPVNGLYLQVKDYVHGLSKGCVTVFGTEISGYDLLSDNEVPGTPGLPSLLNLRNEGYNILVF; from the coding sequence ATGAACAAAACAGCAGTAATCATTTTATCTGATCCCAAAGCTGGTTCAGAAGAAGCTCTTGGACGTGTATTCAACGCATTAGCGTCGGCATATGAATTTAAACACGCAGGTGAAGATGTAAAGATCATCTTTCAGGGTGCAGGTATCAGATGGCCTGAGCAACTGGAGAAAGCTGATCATCCTGTTAATGGACTTTATCTGCAGGTAAAGGATTATGTACATGGTCTTTCTAAAGGCTGCGTTACCGTATTCGGCACGGAAATTTCCGGATATGATCTGTTAAGCGATAATGAAGTACCGGGAACGCCAGGTCTGCCAAGCTTACTTAATCTGAGAAATGAAGGTTACAATATCTTAGTTTTCTAA
- a CDS encoding DsbA family protein: MKLFYFTDPMCSWCYGFSTTVKKIKEEHPDVDLQIISGGFAPFSDQVVTDEYRKFLEYHWRNVNLRSGQQFDHAMKFVSDTFRYDTEPSSRALTVVQSLLPEKDFEYLRLLQQSFYVEGRDITNDGVLADLAEAIGIDKHTFSARFHSDEMKRKTLQGFEFSRQLGVQGFPTLLTLEKGAVKVICRGYQQYDALKGAIDQQLSMASEITSGVGQSCSGESCER; encoded by the coding sequence ATGAAGCTATTTTATTTCACAGATCCGATGTGTTCCTGGTGTTATGGCTTTAGCACTACGGTGAAAAAGATAAAAGAGGAGCATCCTGATGTTGACTTACAAATTATATCTGGCGGATTTGCGCCGTTTAGCGACCAGGTTGTAACAGATGAGTATAGAAAATTCCTGGAGTATCACTGGAGAAATGTAAACCTGCGAAGCGGACAACAATTTGATCATGCAATGAAGTTTGTGTCAGATACCTTCCGTTATGACACCGAACCCTCAAGCCGTGCGCTCACAGTAGTACAAAGCCTATTACCGGAAAAGGATTTTGAATACCTGCGTCTTTTGCAACAATCATTTTATGTCGAAGGCAGGGATATTACAAATGATGGCGTATTAGCTGACCTGGCTGAAGCCATTGGCATAGATAAGCACACTTTTTCAGCGCGTTTTCATTCCGATGAAATGAAGCGGAAAACATTGCAGGGGTTTGAGTTTAGCCGTCAATTAGGCGTGCAGGGGTTTCCAACACTGCTTACTTTAGAAAAAGGCGCTGTTAAGGTGATCTGCCGTGGATACCAGCAATATGACGCATTAAAAGGCGCTATCGATCAGCAGTTAAGTATGGCAAGCGAGATAACGTCAGGCGTTGGTCAGTCCTGTTCAGGTGAATCCTGCGAACGCTAA
- a CDS encoding helix-turn-helix domain-containing protein, with product MEKKVVHSIKTISEYHRVMGLPKPEHPLISVVDYESVTLPCKASMSFVFDFYTILLDKDFKGNMKYGQQSGDFEEGVMFFMAPGQVFEVELLSADSINRSGWILLIHPDFLWKTSLSKSIRQYEYFSYSVNEALFLSDKEQKSIQGIMEIMAQEYKNNIDKFSEPVILAQLELLLTYADRFYQRQFITRKKSGHFILERLESLLDEYFNQEHLSTKGIPTVQYIASSLNVSPGYLSSLLKLLTGKSTQHYIQDRVIEHVKEQLSTTERSVSEIAYVLGFEHPQSLSRLFKAKTNLSPLEYKRQLGASN from the coding sequence ATGGAAAAGAAGGTGGTCCATAGTATAAAAACAATCAGTGAATATCATAGGGTAATGGGGCTTCCCAAACCTGAGCATCCACTGATCAGCGTGGTTGACTATGAGTCTGTTACCCTGCCTTGTAAAGCCAGCATGAGTTTTGTTTTTGATTTTTACACGATCCTGCTGGATAAAGATTTTAAGGGCAATATGAAGTATGGTCAGCAGTCCGGAGATTTTGAAGAAGGAGTGATGTTTTTCATGGCGCCCGGACAGGTATTTGAAGTTGAGCTGCTGAGCGCAGATTCCATCAACCGTTCCGGCTGGATATTACTGATTCATCCTGATTTTCTCTGGAAAACGTCCCTGTCAAAGTCAATCAGGCAATACGAGTATTTTAGTTATTCCGTCAATGAAGCTTTATTCCTGTCTGATAAGGAACAGAAATCCATTCAGGGTATTATGGAAATTATGGCGCAGGAATATAAAAACAACATTGACAAATTCAGTGAGCCGGTCATCCTTGCGCAACTTGAATTACTGCTGACCTACGCCGACAGATTTTATCAGCGTCAGTTCATTACCCGTAAAAAGTCAGGTCACTTTATCCTTGAGCGCCTGGAAAGCTTGTTAGACGAGTATTTCAATCAGGAACATCTTTCGACGAAGGGCATTCCAACGGTTCAGTATATCGCTTCATCGTTGAATGTCTCACCAGGTTATCTGAGCAGCTTACTAAAACTACTGACGGGAAAGAGTACGCAGCACTATATCCAGGACAGGGTCATCGAGCATGTTAAAGAACAGTTATCAACAACGGAACGCTCCGTAAGTGAGATTGCCTATGTGTTGGGGTTCGAACATCCACAGTCGCTTAGCCGCTTGTTCAAAGCAAAGACTAATTTATCACCGCTGGAATATAAAAGACAATTGGGTGCCTCAAATTGA
- a CDS encoding histidine kinase dimerization/phosphoacceptor domain -containing protein: MGLRRFLFYLIPVLLSPLVTYAQNTPPELAVKRESETDGATVVRTMNNGKRDTNYIQLAIRASHIYWHQRAADRKLDSCFMYANAAYQLSGQLKYTEGRNEAGYMLCKFYTEKKDVSQATKLVEAAYGEQRVRLMLGIGEYYVFKFDRDDPEYAKALPLVLQAIKICEEYHSIRWWQECLVLQGKYFFKKGDFLAGRESFMRIVNKHHEAKDYGLEAKAWSKLGNNTPENDSTFEDIRHSFEMAVHYYYLANNLKEAAYSLRDLGIVNGNHNQIDSSEKQLLRVVTILKSIGERVTPTTYTNIGDFYRFTGQYDKALYYILEALKVTKEDDIIAQANINLVLGILYSRIQDYPNSLKHFQIAFNHLDFRNSTAKLHVANEIAYVMVVSGDHKKGVAFLDDYIKAHPSTSISDRQENASTYGQIYAIMGDYAKAEKSYLEMLSLDRAAAEENGRNINVSHSRVTGSGANFLMGKFYAERGRYREANLYLNKSMQNAQFLDAGQALETYELLFKSDSALGNYLSAIKNFERHKNLYDSINSVHRSREMNELSLKYQTEQRLKDIEILRNKETKNVAALQRANTVRNVIIAGALFLLLLAIWAYYGYRNKQRSNLKLQLQGEEIDRQNKALQTLLSQKDQFLKEKEWLLKEIHHRVKNNLQIIMSLLNSQSAHLRNSDAIEAIMVSGNRVRSIALIHQKLYSGDNLSSINMPEYVADLLRYMMDGFDTSERKVRFIQQIAGINIDVAQAVPVGLILNEAITNAIKYAFGKNGGEITVTFRSHKDTNTVVMSISDNGKGLPPDFDIRQSSSLGMEMMQGLAKQLRGQFSIHSNKGTTISVEFRLFSAVENALLTMKERNL; encoded by the coding sequence ATGGGACTACGCAGATTTTTGTTTTATCTGATACCAGTGCTTTTATCCCCGCTTGTAACATATGCCCAAAATACTCCTCCTGAACTGGCAGTGAAGCGGGAGTCAGAGACGGACGGCGCCACAGTGGTGAGGACAATGAACAATGGCAAACGGGATACGAATTACATACAATTAGCTATCAGAGCCTCCCATATCTATTGGCATCAACGAGCTGCTGACAGAAAGTTAGACAGCTGTTTTATGTACGCTAATGCCGCTTACCAGCTGAGTGGCCAGCTGAAATATACAGAAGGCAGGAATGAAGCTGGCTATATGCTTTGCAAATTTTACACGGAAAAGAAAGATGTCAGCCAGGCAACGAAACTGGTAGAAGCTGCTTATGGCGAGCAGCGTGTCCGCCTGATGCTGGGAATCGGAGAGTACTATGTGTTCAAATTTGATAGAGACGACCCGGAATATGCAAAAGCTCTCCCCTTGGTACTTCAGGCTATAAAAATCTGTGAAGAATATCATTCTATCCGCTGGTGGCAGGAGTGTCTTGTGCTTCAGGGAAAATATTTCTTCAAGAAAGGAGACTTCCTGGCTGGAAGGGAATCATTCATGAGGATCGTTAATAAACACCATGAAGCAAAGGATTATGGTCTGGAGGCAAAGGCCTGGTCGAAATTAGGTAACAATACACCGGAGAATGACAGCACATTTGAGGATATCCGCCATAGTTTTGAAATGGCCGTACATTACTATTATCTCGCAAATAATCTGAAGGAAGCAGCCTATAGCTTACGGGATCTTGGTATTGTAAATGGGAATCATAATCAGATAGACTCGTCTGAAAAACAATTGCTGAGAGTTGTGACAATACTTAAATCCATCGGAGAGAGAGTTACACCAACAACATACACCAATATCGGCGATTTCTATCGGTTTACCGGACAGTATGATAAAGCTTTATATTACATACTGGAGGCTTTAAAAGTTACAAAAGAAGATGACATTATAGCACAGGCCAATATTAACCTTGTACTGGGTATCTTATATTCAAGGATTCAGGATTATCCCAACAGTCTCAAACATTTTCAGATTGCCTTTAATCATCTTGATTTTAGAAATAGTACCGCCAAACTACACGTTGCAAATGAAATAGCTTACGTCATGGTTGTCAGTGGCGATCATAAAAAGGGAGTGGCATTCCTGGATGATTATATAAAAGCACATCCATCCACATCAATAAGTGACAGACAGGAAAACGCAAGTACCTACGGACAGATATATGCAATAATGGGTGACTATGCTAAAGCAGAGAAATCATATCTTGAAATGCTAAGTTTGGATAGAGCAGCAGCGGAGGAAAACGGAAGGAATATCAATGTATCACATTCGAGAGTAACTGGTAGTGGGGCTAATTTTCTGATGGGTAAATTTTACGCTGAACGCGGAAGATATCGTGAAGCAAATCTATATCTGAATAAATCAATGCAAAATGCACAGTTCCTCGATGCCGGACAGGCATTGGAAACCTATGAGCTACTGTTTAAATCGGATTCTGCCCTCGGAAATTACCTGTCGGCCATCAAAAACTTTGAGCGCCACAAAAATCTGTATGATTCGATCAATAGCGTACATAGAAGCAGGGAAATGAATGAGCTGAGTCTTAAATATCAAACAGAGCAGCGATTGAAGGACATCGAAATACTTCGTAATAAAGAAACAAAGAACGTAGCAGCCTTACAGCGAGCCAATACAGTCAGAAATGTCATAATCGCAGGTGCGCTTTTCCTGCTTCTGCTGGCTATATGGGCCTACTACGGATATCGTAATAAACAACGTAGCAACCTTAAACTGCAATTGCAGGGGGAGGAGATTGACAGACAAAATAAAGCACTGCAAACACTCCTGTCCCAGAAAGACCAGTTTCTGAAAGAGAAAGAATGGTTACTGAAGGAGATACACCACCGGGTAAAGAACAATCTGCAGATTATCATGAGCCTCCTGAATTCTCAATCAGCACATCTTAGAAACTCAGATGCCATTGAAGCAATCATGGTAAGTGGTAACAGGGTAAGATCAATTGCATTGATCCACCAGAAACTATATAGCGGGGATAATCTCTCCAGCATCAATATGCCGGAATATGTAGCGGATCTGTTGAGATATATGATGGATGGATTTGATACTTCAGAAAGAAAGGTCAGATTTATACAGCAGATAGCAGGGATTAACATTGACGTAGCACAGGCTGTTCCTGTCGGACTGATATTAAACGAGGCCATTACCAATGCCATTAAATATGCGTTTGGTAAAAATGGAGGAGAAATCACCGTTACATTCCGTAGTCATAAAGATACCAATACAGTGGTGATGTCGATTAGCGATAACGGGAAAGGTTTGCCGCCAGATTTTGATATCCGTCAATCAAGCTCACTGGGAATGGAAATGATGCAGGGACTCGCAAAACAACTCAGAGGACAGTTTAGCATTCACAGCAATAAAGGAACAACCATAAGCGTTGAATTCAGACTCTTTTCCGCAGTTGAAAATGCGCTGTTGACGATGAAAGAGCGGAATCTGTAA